One region of Synechococcus elongatus PCC 11801 genomic DNA includes:
- a CDS encoding GH116 family glycosyl hydrolase: MTYELPTAAWRRPLGLGWDKPYTVRYASNLDDGPWHGAPLGGFGAGCWGRSPRGDVTLWHLDGGEHWYGSIPACQFAVYESGTGAYALSTEAPTDGSLSRWNWYPASTPEQSTGEYSALYPRSQFSYQQVFQAEIHCRQFSPILPHDYQATSYPLAIFRWQLHNPSDRPLTISLLLSWENLCGWFTNTNKAPEVVYRDDGSPVYDYVPAWEQSEGNLNQRIEGEGWQGLLLDQTRSQAPEEGDGQWAIAVAEAEGLEIFRCDRWNPTGDGSELWQTFAADGSIPDRQDSSAAVAGERLAGAIAVRLTLQPGESREIPFSIAWDLPVTEFAAGVKSFRRYTDFFGREGRNAAAIAATGLQHYAEWETAIEAWQQPILDRADLSDTFKLGLFNELYDLCSGGSLWTAASEADPVGQFAVLECLDYAWYESLDVRLYGAFGLLMLWPELEKAVMRAFARAIPQADDRTRVIGYWFTIGQESPLAKRKLANATPHDLGAPNESPWLQTNYTGYQDCNLWKDLGCDFVLQVWRDYQLTGASDRQFLLDCWPAAVAALRYLKDFDLDGDGIPENSGAPDQTFDDWRLQGISAYCGGLWIAALESAIAIADVLALPKDDRDRQDFQTWLTQARSLYHDTLWNGRYYRLDSGSGSEVVMADQLCGDFYSRLLKLPPVTPIEAAQSTADIVYEACFQKFHQGKFGLANGLLPDGSPVDPKGTHPLEVWTGINFGIAAYWLLLGYRDRCFEVAETVVRQVYDNGLQFRTPEAITANDTFRASHYLRPMAIWAIYGVLTDFAPVGLNSNKSA; the protein is encoded by the coding sequence ATGACCTATGAACTGCCCACTGCTGCTTGGCGCCGACCCCTTGGTCTGGGCTGGGATAAACCGTACACCGTTCGCTACGCCAGCAATCTAGATGATGGGCCTTGGCATGGTGCGCCACTGGGTGGGTTTGGTGCTGGATGTTGGGGGCGATCGCCGCGCGGTGATGTGACGCTCTGGCACTTGGATGGCGGCGAGCATTGGTATGGCAGCATCCCCGCCTGCCAGTTCGCGGTCTATGAAAGTGGCACGGGTGCCTACGCACTCAGTACTGAAGCGCCGACGGATGGCAGCCTCAGCCGTTGGAACTGGTATCCGGCTAGCACTCCCGAGCAATCGACCGGAGAATACAGTGCTCTCTATCCGCGCAGTCAGTTCAGCTATCAACAGGTCTTTCAGGCGGAGATTCACTGCCGTCAGTTCTCGCCCATCCTGCCCCATGACTATCAAGCGACCAGCTATCCTCTCGCGATTTTTCGCTGGCAGCTCCATAATCCCAGCGATCGCCCGCTGACGATCAGCCTTTTGCTGAGCTGGGAAAACCTCTGCGGCTGGTTCACCAACACCAACAAAGCGCCAGAGGTGGTCTATCGCGATGATGGCAGCCCCGTCTATGACTACGTTCCGGCTTGGGAACAGAGCGAAGGTAATCTCAACCAGCGAATTGAGGGTGAAGGCTGGCAGGGGCTGCTGCTCGATCAAACGCGATCGCAGGCACCCGAAGAAGGGGATGGCCAATGGGCGATCGCCGTTGCTGAAGCCGAAGGACTAGAGATTTTTCGCTGCGATCGCTGGAATCCAACTGGTGATGGATCAGAACTGTGGCAAACCTTTGCAGCTGACGGATCGATTCCCGATCGCCAAGATTCTTCAGCGGCGGTGGCAGGGGAACGACTGGCTGGGGCGATCGCAGTTCGGCTGACGTTGCAACCGGGAGAAAGTCGCGAAATTCCCTTCAGTATTGCTTGGGATTTACCAGTCACAGAATTCGCGGCGGGCGTGAAGTCCTTCCGGCGCTACACGGATTTCTTTGGTCGCGAGGGTCGCAATGCTGCCGCGATCGCGGCCACGGGACTACAGCACTACGCCGAGTGGGAAACGGCGATTGAAGCTTGGCAACAACCGATTCTCGATCGCGCGGATCTATCTGACACCTTCAAGCTGGGGCTGTTCAACGAACTCTACGACCTCTGCAGCGGCGGCAGTTTGTGGACAGCGGCGAGTGAAGCGGATCCAGTTGGCCAATTCGCCGTGCTGGAATGCCTCGACTACGCCTGGTACGAGAGTCTGGATGTACGGCTCTACGGCGCTTTTGGGCTGTTAATGCTCTGGCCAGAGCTTGAAAAAGCCGTGATGCGAGCTTTTGCGCGGGCGATTCCCCAAGCCGACGATCGCACGCGAGTGATTGGCTACTGGTTCACGATCGGGCAAGAGAGTCCGCTCGCCAAACGCAAGCTGGCCAATGCCACGCCCCACGACCTCGGCGCACCGAACGAGTCACCGTGGTTGCAGACCAACTACACCGGCTATCAGGACTGCAATCTCTGGAAGGATTTGGGCTGCGATTTTGTCCTGCAGGTTTGGCGCGATTACCAACTGACGGGAGCAAGCGATCGCCAATTCCTATTGGACTGCTGGCCGGCAGCTGTGGCAGCCCTGCGCTACCTCAAGGACTTTGACCTCGATGGCGACGGCATTCCCGAGAATAGCGGTGCGCCGGATCAGACTTTTGATGACTGGCGTTTGCAGGGCATCAGTGCCTACTGCGGTGGGCTATGGATTGCAGCGCTGGAATCAGCGATCGCGATCGCTGATGTTTTGGCACTGCCCAAAGATGATCGCGATCGCCAAGACTTCCAAACCTGGCTGACTCAGGCGCGATCGCTCTACCACGACACCCTCTGGAATGGTCGCTACTACCGACTCGACAGTGGCAGTGGTAGTGAAGTTGTGATGGCCGATCAACTCTGCGGTGACTTCTACAGTCGTTTGCTGAAACTACCGCCGGTTACTCCAATCGAAGCTGCGCAATCAACCGCTGATATTGTCTACGAAGCTTGCTTCCAGAAGTTTCATCAAGGGAAATTCGGCCTCGCCAATGGTTTGCTACCGGATGGCTCACCAGTAGATCCAAAAGGCACACACCCACTGGAAGTCTGGACAGGGATTAACTTCGGCATCGCAGCTTACTGGTTGCTGCTTGGTTACCGCGATCGCTGCTTTGAAGTAGCGGAAACAGTCGTGCGCCAGGTCTACGACAACGGTTTGCAATTCCGCACACCGGAAGCCATTACTGCCAACGATACTTTCCGCGCGAGTCACTACCTTCGGCCCATGGCGATCTGGGCTATATATGGCGTCTTGACCGACTTTGCACCAGTGGGATTAAACAGCAACAAGTCGGCTTAG
- a CDS encoding ABC transporter ATP-binding protein — translation MSQAEVLYLDRVCKQFTGSSIAAVDQVSFRLAPGEILGLVGPSGCGKTTLLRMIAGFENLQSGSIQLAGETVATAQRSLPPEARAVGMVFQDYALFPHLTVLDNVCFGLRDRKGAASIARQSLALVGLEGLERRYPHELSGGQQQRVALARALAPQPPLILLDEPLSNLDVQVRLRLRQELRDILRQAQATAILVTHDQEEALSICDRVAVMRLGRFEQMGPPEELFQRPASRFVAEFLSQANFLATDYRDNIWHTALGDFEALMAPEGGRTGGEPPVVMVRQEEVWLQPNPEGAGLIRDRQFLGRDYRYFVQLPAGLEIQALGPVSEAIAVGTAVQVQLRSGQARLYPYDLPLVWRGTSTCPAPARA, via the coding sequence ATGTCTCAAGCTGAGGTCCTTTACCTAGACCGCGTCTGCAAGCAATTCACAGGGAGTTCGATTGCGGCAGTCGATCAGGTCAGCTTCCGCCTTGCGCCAGGCGAAATTCTCGGACTGGTTGGCCCCTCGGGTTGCGGTAAAACGACCTTATTGCGAATGATTGCTGGTTTTGAGAACCTACAGTCGGGCAGCATTCAGTTGGCAGGTGAGACGGTCGCAACAGCCCAGCGATCGCTGCCACCTGAGGCGCGGGCGGTGGGCATGGTCTTTCAGGACTATGCGCTGTTTCCGCATTTAACGGTCTTGGACAATGTCTGCTTTGGCCTCCGCGATCGCAAAGGAGCCGCTAGTATTGCCCGACAGTCTTTGGCCTTGGTCGGGTTAGAGGGGCTCGAGCGACGTTATCCCCACGAGTTATCCGGGGGGCAGCAGCAACGGGTTGCCCTCGCGCGGGCACTGGCGCCACAGCCACCCCTGATTTTGCTGGACGAGCCACTCAGTAATCTGGACGTCCAAGTGCGACTACGGTTGCGACAGGAATTGCGCGATATTCTGCGCCAAGCTCAAGCCACTGCCATTTTGGTGACCCATGATCAAGAGGAAGCCCTCTCGATTTGCGATCGCGTAGCAGTGATGCGCTTGGGTCGCTTTGAACAAATGGGTCCACCGGAGGAGTTATTCCAGCGCCCAGCCAGCCGGTTTGTGGCGGAATTCTTATCCCAGGCCAACTTCTTGGCCACTGACTACCGCGACAATATTTGGCACACCGCCCTCGGAGACTTTGAAGCCTTGATGGCTCCCGAGGGTGGCCGCACGGGCGGAGAACCTCCTGTGGTGATGGTGCGGCAAGAGGAAGTCTGGCTACAGCCTAATCCCGAGGGTGCTGGGTTAATTCGCGATCGCCAATTTCTGGGGCGTGACTACCGTTACTTTGTGCAACTCCCAGCCGGCCTCGAAATTCAAGCGTTAGGGCCAGTCAGCGAAGCAATCGCGGTCGGCACTGCGGTTCAGGTGCAATTGCGGTCTGGTCAAGCCCGGCTCTATCCCTATGATCTGCCGCTGGTCTGGCGCGGAACGTCAACCTGTCCTGCCCCAGCGAGAGCTTGA
- a CDS encoding ABC transporter permease — MSAVSSPTAVTPPPQHWPTLMARRGRTALTLGLALLVAAPILVILASLFTQQSEVWAHLAATVLPEYVRHSLVLLFGVGFGVAVIGTATAWLVTACRFPGSRWLQWGLLLPLATPTYLLAYTLSDFLDYYGPVQGLLRDLFGWSSSQDYWFPSIRSLPGAVLLFSLTLYPYVYLLARSSFLEQSHCTVEAARSLGCSPWQSFWRVALPLARPAIAAGMALALMETLNDFGAVQYLGVNTFTTGIYRTWLGLGDRPAATQLSAVLLLFIAVLLILEWMSRRQARFYEAGSRYAEAPVYQLRGWRAGLAAIICLVPVLLGLVLPVGILLELAIHYSEEGSTDNLLDLTRHSLLLAGITAILATFLGLTVSYGQRLQKSWLIQLAVRTASLGYAIPGSVLAVGILLALGGLDQGLTALSDRLGGTAPILLTGTLVGLVFAYLVRFLAIAFSGIESSLAKIRPSYDEAARSLGESSSGVLRRIHLPLLSGGLLSVSMLVFVDVMKELPATLVMRPFNFDTLAVRVYQYASDERLAEAALPALMILAAGLLPVILISRQVTQSAVRRPRLDPD; from the coding sequence GTGAGCGCTGTCTCGTCCCCCACCGCTGTCACCCCACCCCCACAGCATTGGCCGACGCTGATGGCACGTCGAGGCAGGACGGCACTCACCCTTGGGCTGGCCTTGCTGGTGGCAGCGCCCATTCTGGTGATTCTGGCTAGCCTGTTTACCCAACAGAGCGAGGTTTGGGCTCATCTAGCAGCAACGGTACTGCCGGAATACGTTCGCCATTCCTTGGTCTTGTTGTTTGGGGTCGGCTTTGGCGTGGCGGTCATTGGCACCGCGACCGCTTGGTTAGTTACAGCCTGCCGATTTCCGGGGAGTCGCTGGCTGCAGTGGGGCTTACTGCTCCCCCTTGCGACACCAACCTACTTGCTGGCCTACACCCTCTCTGACTTTTTGGACTACTACGGACCGGTGCAAGGGCTGCTGCGGGATCTGTTTGGCTGGAGTAGTAGCCAAGACTATTGGTTTCCGTCCATTCGCTCCTTGCCGGGAGCTGTCCTGCTTTTCAGCCTGACGCTCTATCCCTACGTCTATCTGCTGGCTCGCAGCAGCTTTTTAGAGCAGTCGCACTGTACCGTCGAGGCTGCCCGCAGTCTGGGGTGTAGTCCTTGGCAAAGCTTTTGGCGCGTGGCCCTGCCTTTGGCTCGTCCGGCGATCGCAGCGGGGATGGCTTTGGCCTTGATGGAAACCCTCAATGACTTTGGGGCAGTGCAATATCTGGGCGTTAACACGTTTACCACCGGCATCTATCGCACTTGGCTGGGGCTAGGCGATCGCCCTGCAGCGACGCAGCTCTCTGCGGTTTTGCTGCTGTTTATCGCGGTGCTGCTCATTCTGGAGTGGATGTCGCGGCGGCAGGCGCGATTTTACGAGGCGGGCAGCCGCTATGCTGAGGCGCCAGTCTATCAATTACGGGGTTGGCGAGCGGGGCTAGCCGCGATCATCTGTCTGGTGCCGGTGCTGCTGGGTCTAGTACTGCCGGTGGGCATTTTGCTGGAGCTGGCGATCCATTACAGCGAAGAGGGCAGCACAGACAACCTGCTCGACTTAACTCGCCACAGCCTGCTTTTGGCAGGCATCACTGCGATCCTCGCAACATTCTTGGGCCTAACCGTTAGCTACGGTCAGCGGTTACAGAAATCTTGGCTGATTCAGTTGGCGGTTCGCACAGCATCCCTCGGCTATGCCATTCCAGGATCGGTGCTTGCCGTCGGGATCTTACTGGCCTTGGGAGGACTGGATCAGGGATTGACCGCCCTGAGCGATCGCCTGGGGGGAACCGCTCCCATCCTGCTGACAGGAACGTTGGTGGGGCTGGTGTTTGCCTATCTCGTCCGTTTCCTTGCGATCGCTTTTTCTGGGATCGAATCCAGTCTGGCTAAAATTCGCCCCAGCTATGATGAAGCCGCTCGAAGCCTCGGAGAGAGTAGCAGCGGCGTGCTTCGGCGTATTCACTTGCCCCTGTTGAGCGGAGGCCTACTGAGCGTCAGCATGCTGGTATTTGTCGATGTGATGAAGGAGCTGCCGGCGACTTTGGTGATGCGTCCCTTCAACTTCGATACGTTGGCAGTCCGGGTCTATCAGTACGCCTCGGACGAGCGTTTAGCTGAAGCAGCACTCCCAGCCCTGATGATTCTGGCAGCTGGGTTGCTCCCCGTCATTCTGATTAGCCGTCAGGTCACGCAATCAGCAGTGCGACGCCCCCGTCTCGACCCAGACTAG
- a CDS encoding ABC-F family ATP-binding cassette domain-containing protein: MLRLDRISKIYPTGEVLREVSWEVKPGDRIGLVGVNGAGKSTQMRIIAGLEEPTSGEIIRPSSLKIAYLQQEFDIDPSRTVREELWQAFGEATAVFNQLSEVEHRLQTAEPDQLEDLIHQLDRLQRRFEALDGYAIDARIAKLLPDLGFGLEDGDRSVAAFSGGWQMRMGLGKILLQEPDLLLLDEPTNHLDLETIEWLETYLKGLSQPMVIISHDREFLDRLCTQIVETERGYSRTYLGNYSDYLTQKELEKTAQLAAFERQQKELAEQQAFIDRFRASATRSTQAKSREKQLEKIDRIEAPEESLRGIQFRFPSAPRSGREVVTIEDLTHAYNDKILFLGAELLIERGDRIAFLGPNGAGKSTLLRLILGREAVLEGKVELGAHQVIPSYFEQNQAEALDLNKTVLDTIHDEVPSWKDSEVRTLLGSFCFRSDTVFKKVEALSGGEKARLALAKMLLQPANLLILDEPTNHLDIPAKEMLEEALREYEGTALIVSHDRYFVSRVANKIVEIRDGEFRVYAGDYHYYLEQIQLEQERDRLAALEAEKAAKAATKREKQKAKQQARRQSQSAE, from the coding sequence ATGTTGCGTCTCGATCGCATCTCTAAGATTTACCCCACCGGTGAGGTGCTCCGAGAGGTGAGCTGGGAAGTGAAGCCCGGCGATCGCATTGGCTTAGTGGGTGTGAATGGGGCGGGTAAATCGACCCAAATGCGCATCATCGCCGGATTGGAAGAGCCAACGAGCGGTGAAATTATTCGGCCGAGTAGTCTCAAAATTGCCTATTTGCAGCAAGAGTTTGATATCGATCCCAGTCGTACGGTTCGGGAAGAACTCTGGCAGGCCTTCGGAGAGGCAACAGCCGTTTTTAACCAACTGTCAGAGGTCGAACACCGACTCCAAACGGCAGAGCCGGATCAACTCGAGGATCTGATCCATCAGCTCGATCGCCTGCAACGGCGTTTTGAAGCCTTGGATGGCTATGCGATCGATGCGCGCATTGCCAAATTGTTGCCTGATTTAGGCTTCGGATTAGAGGACGGCGATCGCTCTGTTGCTGCCTTTAGTGGCGGCTGGCAGATGCGGATGGGGTTGGGTAAAATCCTGCTCCAAGAGCCTGATTTACTGCTACTAGACGAGCCAACTAACCACCTCGATCTTGAGACGATTGAATGGCTGGAAACCTACTTGAAGGGGTTGAGCCAGCCGATGGTGATCATCTCCCACGATCGCGAGTTTCTCGATCGCCTTTGTACCCAGATTGTTGAGACTGAGCGCGGTTATTCTCGGACTTATCTGGGTAACTACAGCGACTATCTGACCCAGAAAGAACTGGAAAAGACTGCCCAGCTCGCAGCCTTTGAACGGCAACAAAAGGAACTCGCAGAGCAACAGGCGTTCATCGATCGCTTCCGAGCTAGTGCAACGCGCAGTACCCAAGCCAAGAGCCGCGAAAAGCAACTGGAGAAAATTGATCGCATTGAAGCACCGGAAGAAAGCTTGCGTGGCATTCAGTTTCGGTTCCCATCTGCGCCCCGCAGTGGCCGAGAAGTTGTAACTATTGAGGATCTGACCCATGCTTACAACGACAAGATCCTCTTTTTAGGAGCTGAGTTGCTGATTGAGCGAGGCGATCGCATTGCTTTCTTAGGACCGAATGGAGCCGGAAAATCAACACTATTGCGGCTAATTCTCGGTCGTGAAGCAGTTTTGGAGGGCAAAGTTGAGCTGGGCGCACACCAAGTGATTCCCAGCTACTTTGAACAAAATCAAGCGGAAGCTCTCGATCTCAACAAGACAGTACTCGATACGATTCACGACGAAGTACCTAGTTGGAAAGACTCAGAAGTCCGAACACTCCTCGGTAGTTTCTGCTTCCGTTCCGATACTGTTTTCAAGAAAGTCGAGGCACTCAGTGGCGGGGAGAAAGCACGACTTGCGCTAGCTAAAATGCTGTTGCAACCTGCAAATTTACTCATCCTTGATGAGCCAACCAACCACCTTGATATTCCCGCAAAAGAAATGCTGGAAGAAGCCCTTCGGGAGTATGAAGGAACTGCTTTGATCGTGTCTCACGATCGCTACTTTGTCTCTAGAGTCGCGAATAAAATTGTTGAGATTCGGGATGGCGAATTCCGCGTTTACGCTGGCGATTATCACTATTACCTTGAACAGATTCAGCTAGAACAAGAACGCGATCGCCTTGCTGCCCTAGAAGCTGAAAAAGCTGCTAAGGCTGCTACTAAGCGGGAAAAGCAAAAAGCCAAACAACAGGCACGCCGGCAATCGCAATCTGCGGAGTGA
- a CDS encoding LabA-like NYN domain-containing protein, translating to MASVQEPPGYSGSASILENRGRIAIFIDGSNLFYAALQLGIEIDYTKLLACLTNGSRLLRSFFYTGVDRSNEKQQGFLLWMRRNGYRVVAKDLIQLPDGTKKANLDVEIAVDMLALAGTYDTAVLVSGDGDLAYAVEVVGYRGVRVEVVSLRSMTSDNLINVADRYIDLESLKASIQKLPRQPYSRSVAVPPDSYSQP from the coding sequence ATGGCCTCTGTTCAGGAACCCCCTGGCTATTCTGGTTCAGCTTCAATCCTTGAAAACCGCGGTAGGATTGCCATCTTCATCGATGGTTCTAATCTGTTTTATGCGGCTTTACAGCTTGGCATTGAGATCGACTACACCAAGTTGCTGGCCTGTTTGACCAATGGTTCGCGTCTGTTGCGATCCTTCTTTTACACCGGAGTGGATCGCAGCAATGAGAAGCAACAGGGCTTTCTGTTGTGGATGCGTCGCAATGGCTATCGCGTCGTTGCCAAAGACTTGATTCAACTGCCTGATGGCACCAAAAAAGCCAACCTCGATGTCGAGATTGCGGTGGATATGTTGGCTTTGGCAGGAACCTACGACACCGCCGTACTTGTCAGCGGCGACGGCGACCTAGCCTACGCGGTGGAAGTGGTGGGCTATCGAGGTGTTCGGGTGGAAGTGGTCAGTCTGCGATCGATGACCAGCGATAACCTGATCAATGTGGCCGATCGCTACATCGACCTCGAAAGCTTGAAAGCTAGCATCCAAAAACTGCCGCGACAGCCTTACAGTCGCTCAGTGGCCGTGCCTCCCGACAGCTACAGCCAGCCTTGA
- the metG gene encoding methionine--tRNA ligase, which translates to MPSTFALTTPLYYVNDVPHIGSAYTTIAADAIARFHRLQGDRVLMITGSDEHGQKIQRTAEKNGKPPQDHCDAIVARFQDLWQALNIRYDRFSRTTDPRHQAIVEAFYRRVEAQGDIYVGRQQGWYCVACEEFKEDRDLLEDKRCPIHTNQAVEWRDEENYFFRLSRYQEALEAHYAENPGFIQPESRRNEVLSFVERGLQDFSISRVNLEWGFAVPDDPKHTLYVWFDALLGYVTALLDPDAEPTLDNALSQWWPINLHLIGKDILRFHAVYWPAMLLSAGLPLPDRVFGHGFLTKDGLKMGKSLGNTLDPFELVDRFGSDAVRYYFLKEIEFGRDGDYQETRFVNVVNADLANDLGNLLNRTLSMAKRYCKLQIPIGSEAIAADNPLRQQGEALTESVKSAYDRLAFSEACGQILALVQAGNRYLDQEAPWTRFKQGEQARVEEILYAVLESVRLAAYWLSPLVPGISQEIYRQLGLVADFNDPAVAQRLDPQSHGCWGFLPANQQFLDPSPVFRSLELASAD; encoded by the coding sequence ATGCCATCGACTTTTGCTCTGACGACGCCGCTTTATTACGTCAACGATGTGCCCCACATCGGCAGTGCCTACACCACGATCGCGGCAGATGCGATCGCTCGGTTCCATCGTCTACAAGGCGATCGCGTGCTGATGATCACCGGCAGCGATGAGCATGGCCAAAAGATTCAGCGTACGGCGGAGAAGAACGGCAAGCCACCCCAAGACCATTGCGATGCGATCGTGGCGCGCTTCCAAGACCTTTGGCAGGCGCTCAACATTCGCTACGACCGTTTTAGCCGCACCACCGATCCCCGTCATCAGGCGATCGTCGAAGCTTTTTATCGCCGTGTCGAAGCTCAGGGCGACATCTATGTTGGACGGCAACAGGGCTGGTACTGCGTTGCCTGCGAAGAATTCAAAGAAGATCGAGATCTCCTTGAGGACAAGCGCTGCCCCATTCACACCAACCAAGCGGTTGAGTGGCGCGACGAAGAAAACTACTTTTTCCGCCTCTCGCGTTATCAAGAAGCGCTAGAAGCTCACTACGCCGAGAATCCTGGATTCATCCAGCCCGAAAGCCGCCGCAACGAAGTCCTCAGTTTTGTGGAGCGCGGCCTACAGGATTTCTCGATTTCACGGGTCAACTTGGAATGGGGCTTTGCAGTACCGGACGATCCCAAGCACACGCTCTATGTCTGGTTTGATGCGCTGCTCGGCTATGTGACGGCGTTGCTCGATCCTGATGCAGAACCGACGCTGGACAATGCCCTGAGTCAGTGGTGGCCAATAAATTTGCACCTGATCGGCAAGGACATTCTGCGCTTTCATGCAGTTTACTGGCCGGCAATGCTGCTCTCTGCGGGATTGCCGCTCCCCGATCGCGTTTTTGGTCATGGCTTCCTGACGAAAGATGGCCTGAAAATGGGCAAGAGCCTCGGCAACACGCTTGATCCCTTTGAATTAGTCGATCGCTTTGGTAGCGATGCCGTGCGCTACTACTTCCTCAAAGAAATTGAATTTGGGCGCGACGGTGACTATCAGGAAACGCGCTTCGTCAATGTTGTCAATGCGGATCTGGCTAACGATCTTGGCAACTTGCTCAACCGCACCCTGAGCATGGCCAAGCGCTACTGCAAGCTGCAAATCCCAATTGGTAGCGAAGCGATCGCGGCTGATAATCCTCTGCGCCAGCAAGGGGAAGCGCTAACTGAGTCGGTCAAGTCCGCTTACGATCGCCTGGCCTTTAGCGAAGCCTGTGGTCAAATCTTGGCGCTGGTTCAGGCAGGTAACCGTTACCTTGACCAAGAAGCACCTTGGACGCGCTTCAAACAGGGTGAGCAAGCTCGCGTTGAAGAGATTCTTTACGCAGTACTGGAGTCCGTGCGTTTGGCGGCCTACTGGCTCTCGCCACTCGTGCCTGGGATCAGTCAAGAGATCTATCGACAGCTAGGGCTTGTTGCAGATTTTAATGATCCGGCAGTCGCCCAACGGCTTGATCCCCAAAGCCACGGCTGTTGGGGCTTTTTACCGGCTAACCAACAGTTCTTGGATCCTAGTCCAGTCTTTCGCAGCCTTGAGTTAGCATCTGCAGATTAG
- a CDS encoding Mo-dependent nitrogenase C-terminal domain-containing protein: protein MSPAVSVDDPHLLAWLRGLLSIALADDDFEVHEQDLICGLTQEILGHPCDLQALGSISPSDLAADLGDDPERRENFLRTAVMVALADGVYTQTEATLLRQFATALSMKTDVIDALEHTRCDREAPALDAGAATVDLLAPVRHWLDDLQVHEPRLAHFLVKLIPAQCPFERDIVLFGHKLVHIPPLCKLNPLYEQLVSLRFRALCYLADDCGEDISAYCSAGSTESASSIL, encoded by the coding sequence ATGTCACCTGCTGTTTCCGTCGATGATCCCCATTTACTTGCTTGGCTGCGTGGCTTGCTGTCGATTGCACTTGCTGACGATGACTTCGAAGTGCACGAGCAGGACTTAATTTGTGGCCTGACTCAAGAGATTTTGGGCCATCCCTGCGACCTCCAAGCCCTCGGTTCGATCAGCCCGTCTGATTTAGCGGCTGACCTCGGTGATGATCCCGAGCGACGCGAAAACTTTCTGCGCACCGCTGTGATGGTGGCGCTGGCTGATGGGGTCTACACCCAAACCGAAGCAACCTTACTCCGCCAATTTGCGACTGCCCTGTCTATGAAGACTGACGTCATTGACGCCCTCGAGCACACCCGCTGCGATCGCGAGGCTCCTGCTCTCGATGCAGGGGCTGCGACCGTTGACCTGCTTGCTCCCGTTCGCCACTGGCTAGATGACTTGCAAGTCCACGAGCCAAGGCTGGCCCACTTCTTGGTTAAACTCATTCCGGCTCAATGTCCCTTCGAGCGGGATATTGTTCTGTTTGGCCACAAACTGGTCCACATTCCGCCGCTGTGCAAACTCAATCCGCTCTACGAGCAGCTAGTTTCTCTGCGTTTTCGCGCCCTTTGTTACCTTGCCGACGACTGTGGCGAGGACATTTCGGCCTATTGTTCAGCGGGATCGACGGAATCGGCTTCTTCCATTTTGTAA